From Enterococcus mediterraneensis, the proteins below share one genomic window:
- a CDS encoding glycosyltransferase family 4 protein has translation MKRDVLFMCQFFYPEFVSSALLPYQTAKGLVESGISVDVLCGYPKEYSDSEKKISSMETIDGINIYRKKYLQLGRKNFISRLVNYFSFTLVMFLNLFKCRNYKVLIVYSNPPILPIISVLAKKFFGCKIVFVSYDLYPEIAVNSKILSNGSLISKTMRFINKKLFKNVSCVVSLSNDMKQFIVNNRNVPENQVTVIPNWATETFKEVEAIHNVELKKIKEEFPLIVSYFGNMGTAQDIETLLSVMNNEKIKNKKIAFIFAGHGNKKEQLKAFIQKNKLTNCFIFDYLKGNDFTEALNISNLFVVSLAHGISGLAVPSKTYSYYQAGKPVIAIMDENTDIALELKSYRAGISVKNEDEHGLVKLLLDINNDPSIIATMKKNITKLYEEKYKKDLQLKKYFNLINNLLEE, from the coding sequence ATGAAACGTGATGTTCTCTTTATGTGTCAATTTTTTTATCCAGAATTTGTATCTTCTGCTTTATTGCCCTATCAAACAGCAAAAGGACTTGTAGAATCTGGAATAAGTGTAGATGTATTATGCGGCTATCCTAAAGAATACTCTGATTCAGAAAAAAAAATATCCTCAATGGAAACTATTGATGGTATTAATATCTATCGTAAAAAGTATCTTCAATTGGGGAGAAAAAACTTTATCTCAAGGTTGGTTAATTATTTTTCATTCACACTAGTCATGTTTTTGAATCTATTTAAGTGTCGAAATTACAAGGTACTTATAGTTTATTCAAATCCCCCCATTTTACCAATAATTAGTGTACTTGCGAAAAAGTTTTTTGGCTGTAAAATCGTCTTTGTTAGCTATGACTTATATCCCGAAATAGCTGTAAATTCAAAAATTTTGAGCAACGGAAGTCTTATCTCTAAGACCATGCGTTTTATTAATAAAAAACTTTTCAAAAATGTTTCTTGTGTGGTTAGTTTGTCAAATGATATGAAGCAATTTATTGTCAATAATCGGAATGTTCCTGAAAATCAAGTAACAGTAATACCTAATTGGGCTACAGAAACTTTTAAAGAAGTTGAGGCGATTCACAATGTTGAATTAAAGAAGATAAAAGAAGAATTTCCATTAATTGTTTCTTATTTTGGAAATATGGGAACAGCACAAGATATAGAAACTTTGTTGTCCGTTATGAATAATGAAAAAATAAAAAATAAAAAGATTGCTTTTATCTTTGCTGGTCATGGAAATAAAAAAGAACAATTAAAAGCTTTTATTCAAAAGAATAAATTAACAAATTGTTTTATTTTTGACTATCTTAAAGGCAATGACTTTACTGAGGCGTTAAACATTAGTAATTTATTTGTAGTTTCATTAGCTCATGGTATTTCTGGTTTAGCTGTACCAAGTAAAACATATAGCTACTATCAGGCTGGTAAACCGGTTATTGCAATTATGGATGAGAATACAGATATTGCATTAGAATTAAAAAGTTATCGAGCAGGAATATCAGTTAAAAATGAGGATGAACATGGTTTAGTTAAGTTATTACTAGACATCAACAATGATCCTTCTATAATAGCTACCATGAAAAAGAATATTACAAAACTCTACGAAGAAAAATATAAAAAAGATTTACAATTAAAAAAATATTTTAATTTAATAAATAATTTATTGGAGGAATAA
- a CDS encoding NAD-dependent epimerase/dehydratase family protein: MKHILITGANSYIGTSFEKYMEPFGEEYQIDTISLRDDLWKEADFSKYDSLIHLAAIVHVKEKNEDLYYKINRDLAYETAKKAKEEGVKQFIFFSSMSVFGIDSGIILEKTVPNPKTPYGKSKLAAEELISELGSSDFKVCILRPPMIYGPNTVGNYPRLAKLAKKSPIFPKVNNQRSMLYINNLSLFLKLMIDTQLSGTFHPQNEEYVNTSEMVQKIAEVNGKKLLVIPGFSGMIRLLSHQIDFFNKVFGTLIYSEEMTGHPSNYYQGEKLIYQDSNFEKSIRESEK; the protein is encoded by the coding sequence AAGCATATTTTGATAACCGGTGCCAATAGCTATATTGGTACCTCTTTTGAAAAGTATATGGAGCCGTTTGGTGAAGAGTATCAAATCGATACAATCAGTTTGAGAGACGATTTATGGAAAGAAGCTGATTTTTCGAAATATGATTCTCTGATTCATTTAGCAGCGATTGTACATGTGAAGGAAAAAAATGAGGATCTGTACTATAAGATCAATCGGGACTTAGCATATGAAACGGCAAAAAAAGCTAAAGAAGAAGGTGTGAAACAGTTTATCTTCTTTAGTTCAATGTCGGTGTTTGGCATCGATTCAGGTATTATTTTGGAAAAGACTGTTCCAAATCCTAAAACACCTTATGGAAAATCAAAACTAGCAGCAGAGGAGCTGATAAGTGAGCTTGGTTCTTCTGATTTTAAAGTTTGCATTTTACGTCCACCAATGATTTATGGACCAAACACTGTAGGAAACTATCCTCGCTTAGCAAAGCTTGCAAAGAAAAGCCCGATTTTTCCAAAAGTCAATAATCAAAGAAGTATGTTGTATATCAATAATCTGTCCCTATTCTTAAAATTGATGATTGATACACAATTATCTGGAACTTTTCATCCGCAAAATGAAGAATACGTGAATACTTCTGAAATGGTACAAAAAATTGCAGAAGTAAATGGGAAGAAACTTCTTGTTATTCCAGGATTTAGTGGGATGATTCGCTTATTATCCCATCAAATAGATTTCTTTAATAAAGTTTTTGGTACATTGATTTATAGTGAAGAGATGACGGGGCATCCTAGCAATTACTATCAAGGAGAGAAATTAATATATCAAGATAGTAATTTTGAAAAAAGTATACGGGAGAGCGAAAAATGA